The genomic DNA GGAGTTTAAGTGAATATTGCGGTGCTGTTGTGGTTGTAGAGAACCTGCGTGGCCGTCGGGACGTGCTTGAGGACGAGCAGGAGGAGTACGGGTTGAGTCTGAAGCACAGCGCTCTGAAGAAGCATCACCACGAGCCAGAGGTACGCAAGAAACCGCCACATCTCCGACTCATTTACAGATCTGCTCAACAGGGCAGGGAATCAGCTGGatgaaagtgagagaaaagcagtcgtcatcaacatcatcattatcatcacctTTATTGCCAGACTCAGGGTCCAGTATAGATCATTAGAGGCTTTGATAATGTGAAATGGGTTTGGGGTCTATTTGGTGGTTGGTTTTCTTCTGGAAAACTCTTATGCCGTTCATTAATAACCAGGTCTccctttcattttattttaattgttattattttatttaaataacATTTCTGGATCACTAAACATTACAAACCTTGTGTCTCTGTATTGCTTTTCTTCAGCCTGAGAGCTCTCTCTGGGACACCTTCTTCTGGTGGGTGGCcgacgatgacgatgatgatgaggacgacgaagaggaggagggaggccgCAGCCGTGGCCGAAAGAAGAAAGGAGGCCGAGAGAAGCCCAGCAGGGGCCTGAGGAACAGAGCCTTGCCGGACAAGTCCCTGCTGAAGAGGGGCGAGGGCAGCCTGAGAGACAGGAAGGACAAAcgcaggaggggagaggaggaggaggaggagaggggcaaaGGAAAACGAGCGCACGATAAGaaggcaaagaagaggaggatagaggaagaagaggacgaagaagatgatgacgaaatggaagacgaggaggaggaagaagaggaagaagaagaagaagaagtgaaACCAAAGAAGAAAATGGCTAAACATGTAAAGGAAAAACCGACCCAGCCTAAAGGCAAGGTTAAGAAGAAAGCCAACTGATAACTTTTAGTGATAGTAAAAGGCACAGCAGTACTTCCATCTCAACCTCCCCTCTAAAACACCAGACAAACACCCAAGTGCAAACTGGAGACACCAAGCTTGCTCAAGCTGAGCAACAAACCTGTAATGCTGCAGTTTACACTTGATCATCTATTCGCTACATCAGTGGGTTTCAGTCCTACTCCTGGGCCCATCTGTATGTTCTCCTGCACTACTACACCACGGGCACTCTTGAATAACTGAACCCACTGCATTTAGCTATTTAAAGAGCATTCTAACCACACTGTCTTCAATCAGGTGTGTTTGATGCTGCGGTGGGTAGATGAGCGCCTTTAGGAGCTAATGTACATCAAGAACCCTTACACTGTATGCATCAGGTCCCTGATACTGTACAAAAGTGCTATACACATTGACCTCTCACTAGTAATAACAGATCAGTGATGAGGGACCATATTGCTGGAAACATGACAAATGTTTGCCTGTCCACacagaaatatgtggattgaGCTCTGTAATGCAGAAACATAAAGAGGCACTTTCAACATGTGCATGAGAAAGATTTGAAGACTTCTTATGTGTCGCATCTCTGACTACATGGTAGATATAATAAGTAGGGTGTGTAAACGTTTGGAAAAAACAGCCTTTAAACTATTGCTAAGCAAAATGTATGTGAGTAAATGATGTGTATATACAGGCTGAATCAataaatttgtttaataatatGGATGTTTATGTATATCTCCTCCGCAAAAGGTCTTAGTAATATGACAAAGTCTGCATTTTAAAATATATCATCTTAGGGTCATTTGCATCTTTACTAAAAGGGCAATTTTGATTACTTAATTGACTTTTTGGCAATTTCACTACATGAAAAGATGTGTAAGGAATGTTTACAACACACTTCCGCATAACATTTTCCATAACATTAGAGATTAGACTATGAGCATGTTGGATTTTTCAGTGCGGAGCTAGAAATGGTCAGACAACTAGACAGATTTCCGGATCAAAACAGCATTCAACACACCAAACAATACTTCTTTTCACTGatttaataattaaaaaaaagtttacACAAAGTCTGCCAGCCT from Sardina pilchardus chromosome 2, fSarPil1.1, whole genome shotgun sequence includes the following:
- the LOC134098649 gene encoding retrotransposon-like protein 1 translates to MQSLAQVEVPFQGVTLNRCLFIAITILVVTDSPLRCEQVTVVAKRSLSEYCGAVVVVENLRGRRDVLEDEQEEYGLSLKHSALKKHHHEPEPESSLWDTFFWWVADDDDDDEDDEEEEGGRSRGRKKKGGREKPSRGLRNRALPDKSLLKRGEGSLRDRKDKRRRGEEEEEERGKGKRAHDKKAKKRRIEEEEDEEDDDEMEDEEEEEEEEEEEEVKPKKKMAKHVKEKPTQPKGKVKKKAN